In Nitratireductor mangrovi, the genomic window GCCGCCTCCCGGCAGTCCGCTGCTGGCCGACCTGCACAGCCTGCTGCTGTCGCTCGGCGCCACCGAAATCAATGTGCGCTATTCCGGCGGATCGCTGACCAGCGCCATGATCTACCTGAAGGGAACCGACGCCCTCACCGTGCTGCCGCACGGTGTCGTCTTCGCCTTCCGAAAGGAGAACGCGATCACCGCCTTGCCCGTCAACGTGCCGCATCCGCAGCGGGCGCTGGGGCTTCTGAGGCTCGCCAATGCGCCCCGCGCGCCCGCGGTCGACGCCTTTGCCGGCCATGTCACCGAGGCGTTCAAGAGCCTGCGCCACCTCATCAAGCGGCACGAGGAAGCGGTGATCTGGGGCGCCTGAGGCCGGCGCCTCATCTCGCCCGCGGGCTCGTCGCGGGCCCCGCCGACGCCCGTTCGCAGACCGACGATGCGGCGACGCATTGCCCCTCTCCTGCTAACAAGTGTTTCGCTTTGACAGGCGATGACGCCCGATGTAGCGTAATCGGGCCGCGTGAGTAGAAGCGCACCAATCCTTGCCGCTCCTTGAGCGGGGGAGATAATTGCTCACTTGTTGGAACACCAACGGGTTGGGCTGCGCTCTCGAAACGGACTTCCCAATCCGCTGGATTTCAACCGGGGCTTTCGGCCCCCGGCGACCATGGCCCTAAGGGAATGTGCACGCACATCGTCCGGGCGATGGCTTCTTGTTGGCGCTTGTTCAACCGGTCGTCACCACGGCCGGGTGCTGGGAGGAGAAGATGCGCAAACTGACTCGAATTCTGACTGCAATCCTGTTCGTCGCCCTGGCGGGGCCCGTCGTTGCCCAGGAACTCACCAAGGTGCGGTTCATCCATGAATGGCGTTTCGAAGGCCATGTGGCGCCGTTCCTCGTCGCCCTCGACAAGGGCTTCTATGAGGAAGAGGGGCTCGACGTCACCATCGACCCGGGCACCGGAAGCCTTGACGGCATCAACCGTATCGCCTCCGGCTCCTACGACATCGGCCAGATGGACCTCAATGCCCTGATCAAGTATCGCGACTCCGCCGATGCCGCCAAGATCAAGGCGGTGCTGGTCACCTACAACAAGCCGCCCTTCGCCGTGCTGACCCTGAAAAAGAACGGCATCGCCGCGCCCAAGGATCTCGAGGGCAAGACGATCGGCGCGCCGGCGGCGGACGCGGCCTATTCGCACTGGCCGATCTTCGCCAAGATCAACGATGTCGACTCCTCGACCATCAACTTCGAGAATGTCGGCTTCCCGGTTCGTGAAACACTTCTCGTGCAAGGGCAGGTCGACGCTGTCACGGCCTTCATCAGCAATATCCTGGCGCTCAAGGCCATGGGCATCTCCGACGACGAGGCGGTTGGCCTGATGATGGCGGACTACGGGGTCGATCTCTATGGCAGTGCGGTCATGGCGAGCCCGAAATTCCTCGAGG contains:
- a CDS encoding ABC transporter substrate-binding protein, coding for MRKLTRILTAILFVALAGPVVAQELTKVRFIHEWRFEGHVAPFLVALDKGFYEEEGLDVTIDPGTGSLDGINRIASGSYDIGQMDLNALIKYRDSADAAKIKAVLVTYNKPPFAVLTLKKNGIAAPKDLEGKTIGAPAADAAYSHWPIFAKINDVDSSTINFENVGFPVRETLLVQGQVDAVTAFISNILALKAMGISDDEAVGLMMADYGVDLYGSAVMASPKFLEENPEAVKGFVRATIRGFQEAYRDPEGAMDSLMKFNPIAKRDIELERLQVVASQCYFTDHVKENGFGTVEMERLASSIDQLATTFDFTNKPAADDVYTDAFLPPREERMLP